The Vicinamibacterales bacterium sequence AGGCGGGCACCGGCTCCAACCCCCTGAACATCGTCGCCAACTTCGGCCTCGAGGGCGGCGGCATCGTCAACTTCGTGGGCAGCTACCGTTTCGAGATGAAGTACAAGGCGCCGTTCGCGCGCCCGAACGGGCCGAGCGCCGCCATGGCCATGGCCGACACCATCGCCAGGATCGCGGACGTGAAGACGCCAACCGACCTGCGCGACGGCGCGCCGAAGACCACCTACACCGTGGGCCGCGCCAGCTGCGAGCCGCCGACGCGTCCCGGCCTGGGCGTGCCGAGCTGCTCGCTCGAAGTGGACATGCGATCGACGGAGAAAGAGCCGCTCGAGGACATGCGCAAGACCATCGAGCCGATGTTCCAGGCCGGCGTCTCCGCCGAGAACGCCAGGCACGGCCGCAAGGACGGCAGCGACGAAGGCATCACCCTCGAGCTGATGTGGTTCGGGCTGCGGCCCGCCTACCTGGCGGAGAGCGTGGACAACGTGGCGGTGCACGCCGGACTGCAGGCGGGCATCCAGCTCGGGGCGATCACCTCGCCGATGGTCAACACCGGGTCGGGCAGCCTGAACGACAACGTGCCCGCGCACACGGGCGTGCCCACCTACCAGTTCACCCTGGCGTCCTCGGCCGCCGGCGCCGGCGGACACGCGTTCTGGGAGTGGGGTACGCGCGGCGCACCGGCCACCGAAGTGGCCCGTATGCATCGCGTCCTCACCGCGGCGTTGATCGTCGCGGGGTTCAACGCGGCGGATGGCACGGTGGTGCCACCGGCCGTCGGCCCGATTGGCAAGCGGACGCGGGACGTCGTCCGGTAGCTCTGGAGCGCTCGATCATGACACGCCTGATCTCCACGCTTGCGTTCGTCCTCGCCGCGGCCGCCGCGCCCGCCTTCGCCCAGCAGACCGGCGGAGTGCGAGTCGAGTTCCAGGGGCCGGGGGGCCACAGTTACGGCGCCTACGGCCGCGTCAGCGCCCTGCATGCCGCCGCCCGGGCCGTCATCCTGATGCAGAAAGCCCTGCCCGCCGGCAGCTACCAGATCACCAACCTGACCGGCGGGAACTCGGTCAATGCCATCGCGTCCGACGGCCTCATCGAACTGAAGCTGACCGCCGCCAATGCCAAGGCCTACGACGCGCTCGTGGCGGCCGTGACCAAGGCGGCCGCCGACGGCGCCGCCGAGGAGAATGCGTTTCGCGGCGTCAAGGCCGGGGATTTGACCAGCGGCGCCCCGGCCA is a genomic window containing:
- a CDS encoding peptidase dimerization domain-containing protein; translation: MTRLISTLAFVLAAAAAPAFAQQTGGVRVEFQGPGGHSYGAYGRVSALHAAARAVILMQKALPAGSYQITNLTGGNSVNAIASDGLIELKLTAANAKAYDALVAAVTKAAADGAAEENAFRGVKAGDLTSGAPATIRAKVTRF